One region of Quercus lobata isolate SW786 chromosome 2, ValleyOak3.0 Primary Assembly, whole genome shotgun sequence genomic DNA includes:
- the LOC115973846 gene encoding class V chitinase-like encodes MTVTNSLARVFKCGCSSLIVPVQGEFLRITARVRSCDIHGLKVFHTRVRSCDISVCFSDDEKNVVKSSYWFFDTHFSVFTQTLQQKNPSLKTLLSIAGGIADDSALSSMASNAGTRKTFIDSSITIGSSYNFHGLDLHWEFPSTTTDMTNLGLLFKEWREAVEKESKNSNKPQLLLTAAVYYSSVFCSLSYPAEAMENNLDWINVMAFDFGAPTWKPNLTEAPAALYNPFSEVSGDSGISSWIQTGFPARKIVFGLPYYGYAWKLKDANNHGFLAPANGPDITANGALG; translated from the exons ATGACTGTTACAAACTCCCTTGCTAGAG ttttcaagtGTGGCTGCTCATCTCTAATTGTACCAGTTCAAGGAGAGTTCCTGAGGATTACGGCTAGAGTGAGGAGTTGTGACATCCATGGACTGAAGGTGTTTCACACTAGAGTGAGGAGTTGTGACATATCA GTCTGCTTCTCAGATGATGAGAAGAATGTCGTTAAATCTTCGTATTGGTTTTTTGACA CCCACTTCTCTGTTTTCACACAAACCTTGCAGCAAAAAAACCCTTCACTTAAGACCCTCCTATCCATAGCTGGAGGAATCGCCGATGATTCAGCCTTGTCTTCAATGGCTAGCAATGCCGGTACCCGAAAAACATTCATTGATTCTTCAATAACAATAGGCAGTTCTTATAACTTCCATGGCCTTGACTTACACTGGGAATTCCCATCCACAACCACAGACATGACCAACCTTGGTTTACTCTTCAAGGAGTGGCGAGAAGCCGTGGAAAAAGAGTCCAAGAACTCTAACAAGCCACAGTTGCTTCTAACTGCGGCGGTCTACTACTCATCGGTATTTTGTTCATTGAGTTATCCGGCTGAGGCTATGGAAAACAACTTGGATTGGATCAATGTAATGGCTTTTGATTTCGGTGCACCAACTTGGAAACCAAATCTGACCGAAGCTCCAGCTGCATTATACAATCCATTCAGTGAGGTTAGCGGAGATTCTGGGATTAGTTCTTGGATTCAGACTGGTTTTCCGGCCagaaaaattgtatttggtTTGCCATACTATGGCTATGCATGGAAGCTTAAAGATGCTAATAACCATGGATTTTTAGCACCAGCTAATGGTCCTGATATAACGGCAAATGGAGCATTAGGTTAA